One window of Candidatus Paceibacterota bacterium genomic DNA carries:
- a CDS encoding helix-turn-helix transcriptional regulator, whose translation MKKKKDIINDRGATEIEVKKEIGRKIKEMRNKLGQSALRIAQELKISREAITHIENGRNNVSAVVLWKLATLFNCDVHDFFPTVPDGYGITRVDLHKVEQESGKKAADWAKTLFGKEKKV comes from the coding sequence ATGAAGAAGAAAAAAGATATAATAAATGACAGAGGCGCTACCGAGATTGAAGTTAAGAAAGAGATCGGTAGAAAAATAAAAGAGATGCGCAACAAACTTGGGCAGAGTGCCTTGCGCATTGCGCAAGAGTTGAAAATCTCCCGAGAAGCCATTACTCATATTGAAAACGGGAGGAATAATGTATCTGCGGTCGTTTTATGGAAACTCGCGACTCTCTTCAATTGTGATGTTCATGATTTCTTTCCAACTGTTCCCGATGGATATGGGATTACAAGAGTTGATCTCCATAAGGTAGAACAGGAAAGTGGTAAAAAAGCAGCAGATTGGGCAAAAACACTTTTTGGTAAAGAGAAAAAAGTATGA
- a CDS encoding ThiF family adenylyltransferase, whose protein sequence is MSHKLISHSPDLKKLRDEGYEIEVKQAHLLVHNIPYVNAEKEIALGILISPLGDLAGDRTARPQDHVIYFTGGHPCDKEGNIIKGIVHSSGRKTLADGIETDHSFSNKPAEGYPDYYEKVTTYIKIISSQAESIDRSATAKTFKVVESNDPEIVFNYLDANSSRAQIGVISEKLQNLKIAIIGLGGTGSYVLDFVAKTPVKEIHLFDQDDFHSHNAFRAPGAASLDTLRESPKKVAYLHGIYSRMRKDIIPHEYHLTSSTLEELSKMSFVFICIDEGEIKKLIIQKLIGVGIPFVDTGIGVNALDGMLTGSVRVTTCTQEKKDHVDKRISFADNGNNDYDKNVQIAEINALNAALAVIKWKKLFGFYHDLGKECHAIYEINTNQLVNDEAIS, encoded by the coding sequence ATGTCACACAAACTAATAAGTCATAGCCCCGACCTCAAGAAGTTGCGTGACGAAGGATACGAAATTGAAGTAAAGCAGGCGCACCTACTCGTACACAATATTCCCTATGTAAACGCCGAGAAAGAAATTGCTTTAGGGATACTTATATCTCCCCTTGGCGATTTAGCGGGTGATCGAACCGCAAGGCCGCAAGACCACGTAATTTATTTTACAGGCGGCCATCCGTGCGACAAGGAAGGAAATATCATAAAGGGAATCGTGCACTCAAGCGGTCGTAAGACTCTCGCAGATGGAATAGAAACAGATCACTCATTCTCTAACAAACCAGCAGAGGGCTATCCCGACTACTACGAAAAAGTGACGACCTATATCAAAATAATTTCTTCACAGGCAGAATCCATTGATCGTTCTGCTACAGCAAAAACTTTCAAAGTCGTCGAATCAAACGATCCTGAAATTGTCTTTAACTACTTAGATGCAAATTCAAGTCGAGCTCAAATTGGAGTTATTTCTGAAAAACTTCAGAATTTGAAAATTGCTATCATTGGCTTAGGAGGCACTGGCTCCTATGTGTTGGATTTTGTTGCAAAAACACCCGTAAAAGAAATTCATCTCTTTGATCAAGACGACTTTCATTCTCATAATGCCTTTCGTGCTCCTGGCGCTGCTTCGCTCGATACGTTACGAGAAAGCCCTAAAAAAGTTGCCTACCTTCATGGCATATATTCACGAATGCGGAAAGATATTATTCCCCATGAATATCATCTCACCTCGTCAACACTAGAAGAATTGTCAAAGATGAGCTTTGTTTTTATCTGCATCGATGAAGGAGAAATCAAAAAATTAATAATTCAGAAACTGATAGGGGTCGGTATTCCTTTTGTGGACACGGGAATAGGAGTCAACGCGTTGGATGGAATGTTAACAGGAAGTGTGAGGGTAACAACTTGTACTCAAGAGAAAAAGGATCATGTCGACAAAAGGATTTCTTTTGCTGATAATGGTAATAACGACTACGACAAGAACGTACAGATAGCAGAGATCAATGCTCTAAATGCTGCCCTTGCCGTCATAAAATGGAAAAAGTTATTTGGTTTCTATCACGATCTTGGTAAGGAGTGTCATGCGATTTATGAAATTAATACAAATCAATTAGTAAATGACGAAGCTATCTCATAA
- a CDS encoding multiubiquitin domain-containing protein, whose amino-acid sequence MDKDNSEHKEKEVKIIVNTREKVWNKKEISYEEVVVLAFGSHSQDENVVYTVTFSKGPDGHREGSLVKGESVKVKDGMIFNVTQTNKS is encoded by the coding sequence ATGGATAAAGACAACAGTGAACATAAGGAAAAGGAGGTAAAGATAATCGTTAATACCCGAGAGAAAGTTTGGAATAAAAAGGAAATCTCATACGAGGAGGTCGTCGTATTGGCTTTCGGCTCTCATTCTCAGGACGAGAATGTTGTTTATACAGTTACCTTCTCAAAGGGGCCAGACGGACACCGCGAGGGCTCTCTCGTGAAGGGAGAGAGTGTGAAGGTTAAGGATGGAATGATCTTCAATGTCACACAAACTAATAAGTCATAG
- a CDS encoding helix-turn-helix transcriptional regulator, whose amino-acid sequence MKSESAKLGKNLKRIRTGKGITQGDIVRTLGVSRSFVSNIENGKTNPTLSTITKLAKAVGVSSDELIK is encoded by the coding sequence ATGAAAAGTGAGTCCGCAAAGTTAGGTAAAAACCTAAAGCGTATCCGTACAGGAAAAGGTATAACACAGGGCGATATTGTTAGAACTCTTGGCGTCAGCCGAAGCTTTGTCAGTAATATTGAGAATGGAAAGACAAATCCAACACTCTCGACAATTACAAAGTTAGCGAAGGCGGTTGGAGTTTCATCTGATGAATTGATAAAATAG
- the dcm gene encoding DNA (cytosine-5-)-methyltransferase — protein MQTLINNHIARKVGPDSQKRINALGIGQRMQDLPEELWHESFKYYVKHDENRVGGPNLRIIRLDPQKPSLTVTGFIFNKFVHPFENRYITVREALRLQGFPDDLELKGTLTSTQQQVGNAVPVPLAKAVFEQIVKQGLKASGKKIMTAFSLFSGIGGLDIGAELTKKITTQVALDKWKDACNTLESYPKNRAKVICEDITKVTDPLKFWKEHSGVKERPDIIHGGPPCQSFSQAGKQKGLEDDRGLLIFEFLRFVEKIKPSFFVMENVSNLKGVGGGKLYRQILKRAETAGYSVTTDILLAANYGAPQMRRRILFIGSRKGYPKIQMPVPTHEREGSLFGGQAYVSVDEAFKGLPTTQQG, from the coding sequence ATGCAAACCTTAATTAATAATCACATAGCTCGTAAAGTTGGACCGGATTCGCAGAAGCGGATTAATGCTTTAGGTATTGGCCAGAGAATGCAGGATTTACCTGAAGAATTGTGGCATGAGAGTTTTAAATATTATGTGAAGCATGATGAAAACAGAGTTGGTGGACCAAATTTGAGAATTATCAGGCTTGATCCTCAAAAACCGTCTCTAACTGTTACGGGTTTCATTTTTAACAAATTTGTACATCCTTTCGAGAATCGCTATATCACAGTCAGAGAAGCACTGCGCTTACAGGGTTTTCCAGATGATCTTGAATTGAAGGGAACACTTACAAGTACTCAGCAACAAGTTGGGAATGCTGTTCCTGTCCCTTTAGCAAAAGCCGTATTTGAACAGATTGTGAAGCAAGGGTTGAAGGCTAGCGGGAAAAAAATAATGACTGCTTTTAGTTTGTTCTCTGGTATCGGAGGCTTAGACATAGGTGCGGAATTAACAAAAAAGATTACGACCCAGGTTGCTTTGGATAAGTGGAAAGATGCGTGTAATACACTAGAAAGTTACCCGAAAAATAGAGCAAAAGTAATATGTGAGGACATCACAAAAGTCACTGATCCTCTTAAATTTTGGAAAGAACACTCGGGAGTAAAAGAACGTCCGGATATTATTCACGGGGGACCACCCTGTCAATCTTTTAGTCAAGCGGGAAAACAAAAAGGACTTGAGGATGATAGAGGATTGTTGATTTTTGAATTTTTGCGATTTGTCGAAAAAATAAAGCCATCGTTCTTCGTGATGGAAAATGTATCTAATTTAAAGGGAGTTGGTGGTGGAAAGTTGTATAGACAAATTTTAAAGAGAGCTGAAACTGCTGGATATTCCGTTACAACTGATATTTTGCTCGCGGCCAATTATGGAGCTCCACAAATGAGGCGAAGAATACTTTTTATTGGTTCTCGAAAAGGATACCCGAAAATACAGATGCCAGTGCCAACTCACGAACGGGAAGGGTCTCTTTTTGGTGGGCAGGCCTACGTTTCTGTCGACGAAGCATTTAAGGGCTTACCGACTACTCAACAAGGTTAG
- a CDS encoding peptidoglycan-binding protein, whose amino-acid sequence MKKYLFVLFLALFAFIPVAKAESYNFETNLTIGASGADVVALQTFLETHSYLVMPEGVPKGYFGLLTQMAVAKYQTAKGIQPALGYVGPITRAQITADSGVQTSDLKVTSPNGEENWQIGINHAITWTTPTATYVDIKLVPYQPPCTTQVCPMIATAQSLRAPYIIATHVSADAPSYTWRAGDYMDPTADIPNAGASAPIYPGQYQIQICESNTDTNNCDSSDAPFTLSSNDKSPVVNGIDAPTKLSINEKGVWTIRASDPSDGTLSYFAHWGDEPVYATPAGEASSTTATQATPQFVQSSSFPHSYDRAGTYTITFTVQNSAGLMTQANTTVIVTDPSAPIITVTAPNGGENWKINATRAITWRDSNYNSSAKIDLYLGKQLPVVCVKAPCGPFFESSTYVLDKNIPNTGVYNWIVGTDIVNNPIPPDSYGLRICVSGTDNCDLSDEPFTLINN is encoded by the coding sequence ATGAAAAAATACCTTTTTGTCCTATTTCTCGCCCTTTTTGCCTTTATTCCAGTGGCAAAAGCCGAAAGCTATAATTTTGAAACCAATCTCACCATTGGTGCCTCTGGTGCAGATGTAGTAGCCCTCCAGACATTTCTCGAAACTCATTCCTATCTTGTGATGCCTGAAGGCGTCCCGAAAGGATATTTTGGATTGCTTACACAGATGGCAGTTGCAAAATATCAAACTGCGAAAGGAATACAGCCTGCTTTAGGATACGTTGGCCCTATCACTCGAGCGCAGATAACAGCTGATTCAGGAGTCCAGACTTCGGATCTCAAAGTCACTTCTCCAAATGGCGAAGAAAATTGGCAGATCGGAATTAATCACGCAATTACATGGACCACGCCGACAGCGACCTATGTTGATATTAAACTTGTTCCATACCAGCCTCCTTGTACAACCCAAGTTTGTCCGATGATAGCGACAGCGCAATCCTTGCGAGCTCCCTACATCATTGCGACTCATGTAAGCGCTGATGCTCCTTCATACACTTGGCGAGCGGGGGATTATATGGATCCGACAGCTGATATTCCGAATGCCGGAGCGAGCGCTCCGATCTATCCGGGCCAGTATCAAATTCAAATTTGCGAATCAAACACGGATACCAATAATTGCGACTCAAGCGATGCGCCGTTCACGCTTTCTTCAAACGATAAATCTCCGGTGGTAAACGGCATTGATGCGCCGACAAAACTTTCGATAAACGAGAAAGGGGTCTGGACTATTCGCGCATCTGATCCTTCTGATGGAACACTTAGTTATTTTGCACACTGGGGCGATGAGCCAGTCTACGCGACACCGGCAGGGGAAGCATCTTCAACCACTGCAACTCAAGCGACACCGCAATTTGTGCAAAGTTCTTCATTCCCGCATTCGTATGATAGAGCCGGGACTTATACGATCACTTTCACGGTACAGAACAGCGCTGGACTTATGACGCAGGCGAACACTACGGTTATTGTTACCGATCCATCCGCGCCTATCATTACTGTGACTGCGCCAAATGGCGGAGAGAATTGGAAAATAAACGCTACGCGGGCGATAACATGGAGAGACAGTAACTATAATTCCAGCGCAAAAATTGATTTGTACTTGGGCAAACAATTGCCCGTCGTGTGCGTAAAAGCTCCCTGCGGACCTTTCTTTGAATCATCTACGTACGTACTTGATAAAAATATTCCAAATACCGGTGTCTATAATTGGATCGTAGGAACAGACATCGTTAATAACCCTATTCCGCCAGACAGTTATGGTCTTCGAATTTGTGTAAGCGGGACTGACAATTGCGACTTGAGCGATGAGCCGTTTACACTTATTAATAATTAA
- a CDS encoding RluA family pseudouridine synthase: MMKKIPIIFEDKDVLVLNKPSGLVVHADGKTKEATVADWVLKNYPKMKEVGEPTVLANGDKILRPGIVHRIDRETSGILLLAKNQKAFEYLKKQFQDRTIEKTYLAFVSGELKNKKGVIDKPIGRSSTDFRRWTSGKGARGTLRDAVTAYTTLETGKGYSYVEVKPKTGRTHQIRVHFKFVQHPILGDALYAPKLGYALGFSRLALHAYQIKFTLPSGKEMSLEAPIPKDFLEAKKLMLK; the protein is encoded by the coding sequence ATGATGAAAAAAATTCCTATTATTTTTGAAGACAAAGATGTCTTGGTTTTAAATAAGCCTTCCGGGCTTGTTGTTCATGCTGATGGGAAGACGAAAGAGGCGACTGTCGCGGACTGGGTTTTGAAAAACTATCCGAAAATGAAAGAGGTAGGGGAGCCGACTGTTCTCGCAAACGGAGACAAAATTTTGAGACCAGGAATCGTGCATCGTATTGACCGAGAAACTTCCGGAATTTTACTTCTCGCCAAAAATCAAAAAGCATTTGAATATTTGAAAAAACAATTTCAGGACAGGACGATAGAGAAAACCTATCTCGCATTTGTAAGCGGGGAATTGAAAAATAAAAAAGGTGTTATTGATAAGCCGATCGGCAGAAGCTCGACTGATTTCCGCAGATGGACGAGCGGGAAGGGTGCACGAGGCACGCTTCGCGATGCGGTAACTGCCTACACGACACTCGAAACAGGGAAGGGATATTCGTATGTGGAAGTAAAACCGAAGACTGGTCGGACTCACCAGATCCGCGTGCATTTCAAATTTGTTCAGCATCCGATTTTGGGCGATGCTCTCTACGCTCCGAAACTTGGCTACGCGCTCGGCTTCAGTCGCCTCGCGCTTCACGCGTATCAGATAAAATTTACTCTTCCGAGCGGAAAAGAAATGTCCCTTGAAGCTCCAATTCCGAAAGATTTTCTCGAGGCAAAAAAGCTTATGTTAAAATAA
- a CDS encoding SHOCT domain-containing protein gives MLGYCGGYGGYSFDLFGLFLWIMVWVLIIGLVVRLVREHHWFHWFGAHHLTLKNSAALEILDSRYAKGEISKNEYEEKKADIMKQ, from the coding sequence ATGTTGGGATATTGCGGAGGATATGGCGGGTATAGTTTTGATCTCTTCGGGCTGTTTTTGTGGATAATGGTCTGGGTGCTCATCATCGGTCTCGTCGTGAGACTTGTCCGCGAGCATCACTGGTTCCATTGGTTCGGCGCGCATCATTTGACTCTGAAAAATTCAGCCGCTCTTGAAATTCTAGATTCTCGATACGCGAAAGGCGAGATCAGTAAAAACGAATACGAAGAAAAAAAGGCCGACATTATGAAACAATGA
- a CDS encoding DUF6527 family protein: MTKLSHKFVKNIPDNPENGVLYVSIDYSTAIHKCFCGCGNEVVTPLSPTDWKLTFNGETISLYPSIGNWNFPCQSHYWIRNNEIEWAPKWSKEQVEDGREEDGKNKEIYYGKKKKKSPLFEFFFRK; encoded by the coding sequence ATGACGAAGCTATCTCATAAATTCGTAAAAAATATTCCCGACAATCCCGAGAATGGAGTATTGTATGTTTCTATCGATTATTCAACAGCCATTCATAAATGTTTTTGTGGATGCGGCAACGAGGTAGTCACTCCTCTTTCTCCAACAGACTGGAAGCTGACATTTAACGGCGAGACGATCTCTCTGTACCCTTCGATAGGAAACTGGAACTTCCCCTGTCAATCGCATTACTGGATTAGAAATAACGAAATCGAATGGGCACCTAAATGGTCAAAGGAACAAGTTGAAGATGGCAGAGAGGAAGACGGGAAAAACAAGGAAATTTATTATGGAAAGAAGAAAAAGAAGAGCCCTTTGTTCGAGTTCTTTTTTCGGAAGTAA
- a CDS encoding ImmA/IrrE family metallo-endopeptidase has protein sequence MILEKIEFCAEEILNKLNLKILPIPVEEIANKLQIKISRAPSGDFSGMLIRKDGRALIGINSNEAPVRQRFSIAHELGHFSLHPRKDTFVDFRDNKKDVMRTPIEKQANMFATSLLMPRSLLEKDFRILSKDGFTEDELSELAEKYQVSEEAMKFRLMNLNLHF, from the coding sequence ATGATTTTAGAAAAAATAGAATTTTGCGCAGAAGAAATTTTAAATAAATTAAATTTGAAGATTTTACCTATTCCGGTAGAAGAAATAGCTAACAAGCTTCAAATTAAGATTAGTCGTGCTCCTAGTGGCGACTTTTCTGGCATGTTAATTCGCAAAGATGGCCGAGCACTGATCGGAATAAACAGTAATGAGGCCCCTGTGAGACAAAGATTTTCAATTGCTCACGAATTAGGTCATTTTTCTCTACACCCAAGAAAAGACACCTTTGTCGATTTTAGAGACAATAAAAAAGATGTAATGCGAACACCTATTGAGAAGCAAGCTAATATGTTTGCCACCTCGTTACTTATGCCTCGAAGTTTACTTGAGAAAGACTTCCGTATTCTCTCAAAAGACGGGTTCACGGAAGATGAACTGTCTGAATTAGCAGAAAAATATCAAGTTAGTGAAGAAGCGATGAAATTTAGACTGATGAACCTAAATCTTCATTTCTAA
- a CDS encoding recombinase family protein, protein METAQTKTQCVLYARKSTEEDDKQVMSIEAQLFELREFASRERIEIVKVFTEAKSAKTPGREEFAKMLAYIETSKVPLGILAWHPDRLARNSVDGGKIIYLVDINRIASLRFPQFWFEPTPQGKFMLQVAFGQSKYFSDNLVENVKRGIRQKIRRGEWLTLAPMGYVNNYKTHNIEPDPVKSRVIKRAFEEYATGTHTLLTLADFLAEHDVVQKKGTPLAKVSVVKMLGNRAYLGFIKHRGEWHNGNFEPILSPTLFEAVQKVFNKRKKPRKQKQLLPFAFTGFLKCGECGCAITAQYSTNRYGVKYGYYRCTKKNGKCAQPYVQEGSLAAQIQSLLQSVSFPLAEIQEAEKQVTAWGKESISARGDIAQNLKDKLSETQIKLDRLVSIYLDGDIEKAVYLERKDVLMRQKLKLEESLKDFGQQRKNWVEPLRSFILSLKEAAEIEKTSSHLEWKKFFQKIGSNPEIKDKMVSIRWGDLWDFAHCLKAGRISDASHIAKRYDFVFAEFADVSCCARERT, encoded by the coding sequence ATGGAAACTGCACAAACCAAAACTCAATGCGTTCTCTATGCTCGCAAGAGCACCGAGGAAGATGACAAGCAAGTGATGTCGATTGAGGCACAGCTTTTTGAATTGCGAGAGTTTGCGAGCAGAGAACGCATTGAAATCGTGAAAGTATTCACGGAGGCGAAAAGCGCAAAGACGCCCGGGCGAGAAGAGTTTGCCAAAATGCTCGCGTATATAGAGACAAGCAAAGTACCGCTTGGCATTTTGGCATGGCATCCTGACCGTCTCGCCCGTAATTCTGTTGATGGCGGAAAAATTATTTACTTAGTCGATATCAACAGAATTGCCTCTTTACGCTTTCCGCAGTTTTGGTTTGAGCCGACTCCGCAAGGCAAATTTATGTTGCAAGTGGCGTTCGGACAATCCAAATATTTTTCTGACAACCTTGTCGAGAATGTGAAGCGTGGAATCCGCCAAAAAATCCGGCGTGGCGAATGGCTCACGCTCGCTCCAATGGGCTATGTGAATAATTACAAAACACACAATATCGAGCCTGATCCGGTGAAATCCCGCGTCATCAAGCGAGCGTTCGAGGAATACGCCACGGGAACCCATACGCTTCTCACATTGGCGGATTTTTTGGCGGAACATGATGTTGTACAGAAAAAAGGAACGCCACTTGCCAAAGTTTCCGTTGTGAAAATGCTCGGCAACCGCGCCTATCTCGGATTCATCAAACATCGCGGTGAATGGCACAACGGAAACTTTGAGCCAATTCTTTCTCCGACCCTGTTTGAAGCAGTGCAAAAGGTGTTCAACAAACGGAAGAAGCCGAGGAAGCAAAAACAGCTTCTTCCGTTTGCTTTCACTGGATTTCTGAAGTGTGGCGAGTGTGGCTGTGCGATCACGGCTCAATATTCCACCAACCGCTACGGCGTGAAGTATGGATATTATCGCTGTACCAAAAAGAACGGAAAGTGCGCACAGCCGTACGTGCAGGAAGGATCACTCGCCGCACAAATTCAATCACTGCTTCAATCAGTGTCGTTTCCTCTCGCGGAAATTCAAGAAGCGGAAAAGCAGGTTACTGCTTGGGGAAAGGAATCAATTTCCGCGAGAGGAGATATTGCCCAAAATCTGAAAGACAAACTTTCCGAAACTCAAATCAAGCTTGATCGGCTGGTCTCGATATACCTCGATGGAGATATTGAAAAAGCGGTATATCTCGAACGAAAAGATGTTTTGATGCGCCAAAAGCTCAAGCTTGAGGAAAGTTTGAAAGATTTTGGGCAACAGAGAAAGAATTGGGTCGAACCTTTGCGGAGTTTCATTTTGTCCTTGAAAGAGGCCGCCGAAATTGAAAAAACTTCCTCACATTTGGAATGGAAGAAGTTTTTTCAGAAAATCGGCTCTAACCCGGAAATCAAGGACAAAATGGTTTCCATACGCTGGGGAGACCTCTGGGATTTTGCCCATTGTCTAAAGGCCGGACGGATTTCCGATGCCTCACATATCGCGAAGCGATACGATTTTGTTTTTGCCGAATTTGCCGATGTCTCTTGCTGTGCACGGGAGAGGACTTGA
- a CDS encoding polyprenyl synthetase family protein — translation MKKPNQVLALFERYQKELDPLIEAYLKSRGSSKMYGMMRYFMGFTDVSFRPTKVYGGKRFRPALALFIADAFNAKKRVMDAAMSIELFHNFTLIHDDIVDGDTLRRGRETVWKIWGVDEAINTGDAQSLLACQKLIECAQKYPDTGVRIAESLVSFYREVAEGQHLDFALAKLPIDDSGVTEKAYRAMIEKKTAVLVGASAKAGALAGGCSPKESEQFFRFGQSLGFAYQLYDDYADIWGGQEVSGRDLGRDLKEKKKTLPVIHAFQSLSESERKSFAKMYNASSSLTSTSVQKVLRLINATDAKEYTKSAIQKAVVLSRDAAKATSLPNEKKDILLTIIDALIPLV, via the coding sequence ATGAAAAAACCAAATCAGGTGCTGGCTCTGTTCGAGCGATATCAAAAAGAACTCGATCCTCTTATCGAAGCATACCTAAAGAGTCGGGGAAGTTCGAAGATGTATGGCATGATGCGGTATTTCATGGGATTTACCGATGTGTCTTTTCGCCCTACGAAAGTATATGGAGGGAAGCGTTTTCGTCCGGCGCTAGCACTTTTCATCGCCGATGCATTCAACGCAAAGAAACGCGTTATGGATGCTGCAATGTCTATCGAACTTTTTCATAATTTCACCCTTATCCATGATGATATCGTCGATGGCGATACGCTACGGCGCGGGCGCGAGACCGTTTGGAAAATTTGGGGAGTCGATGAGGCAATAAATACTGGAGACGCGCAGTCGCTCCTCGCTTGTCAAAAACTTATCGAGTGTGCGCAAAAATATCCTGATACCGGAGTAAGGATTGCAGAATCGCTGGTCTCTTTTTATAGAGAAGTTGCAGAGGGTCAGCATTTGGATTTTGCTTTGGCGAAATTACCGATAGATGACAGCGGTGTCACTGAAAAAGCATACCGCGCAATGATAGAGAAAAAGACCGCTGTTTTGGTAGGCGCTTCAGCGAAAGCGGGCGCACTTGCCGGAGGATGTTCTCCGAAAGAGAGTGAACAATTTTTCCGCTTCGGGCAATCGCTTGGTTTTGCCTACCAGCTTTATGATGATTATGCTGATATTTGGGGTGGTCAAGAAGTATCCGGGAGAGATTTAGGCCGCGATTTGAAAGAAAAGAAAAAGACGCTTCCTGTCATACACGCATTTCAATCCCTTTCAGAAAGTGAACGGAAGAGTTTCGCGAAGATGTATAACGCTTCTTCGTCGCTAACGAGTACGTCGGTTCAAAAAGTACTCCGTCTTATTAATGCAACTGACGCGAAAGAATATACAAAATCTGCGATTCAAAAGGCTGTCGTACTTTCTCGCGACGCCGCCAAAGCGACCTCGCTTCCAAATGAAAAAAAGGACATACTGCTTACTATTATTGATGCTCTTATCCCGCTCGTATGA
- the rplS gene encoding 50S ribosomal protein L19, which produces MTIHSPINVEERKNLDIRPGDTIRVWQKITERYKEKDKIKEKKRLQAFEGLVLARKHGTEAGGTFIVRRVASGVGVERIFPLYSPTIDKIEMIRRAKVRQAKLYHIRDKAAKEISREMRRTITLTRAETEAKVKAKEAAESAKADEAKMKAKEMAAKAEEKAEKKEEAKA; this is translated from the coding sequence ATGACTATTCATTCCCCGATAAACGTTGAAGAAAGAAAGAATCTTGACATTCGCCCAGGCGATACTATTCGCGTTTGGCAGAAAATTACTGAACGATACAAGGAAAAGGATAAGATCAAAGAAAAGAAGCGACTTCAGGCTTTTGAAGGCCTCGTTCTTGCTCGAAAACACGGAACGGAAGCTGGCGGGACATTCATTGTCCGACGAGTTGCGAGCGGAGTAGGAGTAGAAAGAATTTTCCCTTTGTATTCTCCAACGATTGATAAGATTGAAATGATTCGCCGAGCAAAGGTGCGACAAGCAAAGCTCTACCACATCCGAGACAAGGCTGCGAAAGAAATCAGCCGAGAAATGAGACGAACAATCACTCTCACTCGAGCCGAGACCGAAGCAAAGGTAAAAGCAAAAGAAGCAGCAGAATCTGCAAAAGCAGATGAAGCAAAGATGAAGGCAAAGGAGATGGCAGCCAAGGCTGAAGAAAAGGCAGAAAAGAAAGAAGAAGCAAAAGCATAA
- a CDS encoding SPFH domain-containing protein → MPLFFLVFVVVVLLFLSLKVLKEYERGVIFFLGKSTGMRGPGLIILVPILEKMTRVELRTITMNIPSQKIITKDNVSIDIAAVAYYHVVDSIKSVIAIENVASAVNQISQTTVRNVVGRFKLDELLSQTSEINIDIKDTIDSHTEPWGVQVTAVEIKDITLPDNMQRAMAKEAEAERERRAKIVAAEGEFQAAVKLGEAADIISAHPVALQLRTLQTMAEIATERNSTIIFPAQFMTTVADAMATIRQDNKK, encoded by the coding sequence ATGCCCCTTTTTTTTCTCGTTTTTGTCGTCGTCGTATTATTGTTTCTCTCGCTTAAGGTTTTGAAGGAGTACGAGCGGGGAGTCATTTTCTTTCTTGGAAAATCTACTGGTATGCGAGGTCCCGGACTTATTATTCTCGTCCCCATTTTGGAAAAGATGACGCGAGTGGAGCTTCGTACTATCACGATGAATATTCCGTCCCAGAAAATTATTACCAAAGATAATGTGTCTATTGATATCGCCGCTGTCGCTTATTATCACGTCGTCGATTCAATAAAATCTGTCATTGCTATTGAAAATGTTGCAAGCGCAGTCAATCAAATCAGTCAGACTACGGTGCGAAATGTCGTCGGGCGATTCAAGCTCGATGAGCTTCTTTCGCAGACTTCAGAGATCAATATAGACATAAAAGATACGATAGACAGCCATACCGAGCCGTGGGGAGTGCAGGTCACCGCCGTAGAAATCAAAGACATTACGCTTCCTGATAACATGCAAAGAGCGATGGCAAAAGAAGCTGAAGCAGAACGAGAAAGACGGGCAAAAATTGTTGCGGCAGAAGGAGAATTTCAGGCGGCGGTAAAGCTTGGCGAAGCGGCAGATATTATTTCGGCTCACCCCGTAGCATTGCAACTGAGGACACTTCAAACAATGGCAGAGATTGCTACCGAGAGAAATTCTACAATTATTTTCCCAGCGCAATTCATGACGACTGTTGCGGATGCGATGGCGACAATTCGACAGGATAACAAGAAATAG